A window of the Petrotoga sp. 9PWA.NaAc.5.4 genome harbors these coding sequences:
- a CDS encoding TetR/AcrR family transcriptional regulator, translating into MKTLDKNKKKKYIAEKTLELINEKGLSNFTMEDVAFSCDLSKGSLYNYYKNKNALIVAAFSALLEKIQMFFEEKESETPNNCVEKSAEIYSDLYSEVLSNFPANELMRLFEILINSTHDNNMMKILTQTFKDYYGKILSNFERIFKSKTKALMLQAMFDGLVIYRAVGVEFPDDEIRETFKKIIICLAKENGGV; encoded by the coding sequence ATGAAAACATTAGATAAAAATAAAAAGAAAAAATATATAGCGGAGAAAACTCTTGAACTTATAAATGAAAAAGGACTTTCGAATTTTACAATGGAAGATGTAGCTTTTTCATGTGACTTATCAAAAGGATCTCTTTATAACTATTATAAGAATAAAAACGCATTAATTGTCGCAGCTTTCAGTGCCTTATTGGAAAAAATACAAATGTTTTTTGAAGAAAAAGAGTCTGAAACACCAAACAATTGTGTTGAAAAAAGTGCTGAAATATATTCAGACCTTTATTCAGAGGTTTTATCGAACTTCCCTGCTAATGAATTAATGAGGTTATTTGAAATTTTAATAAATTCTACTCACGATAACAATATGATGAAGATATTGACACAAACTTTTAAAGATTATTATGGAAAGATATTAAGTAACTTTGAGAGAATATTTAAGTCAAAGACTAAAGCTTTGATGTTACAAGCAATGTTTGATGGGTTAGTTATTTATAGGGCAGTGGGTGTAGAGTTTCCAGATGATGAAATCAGGGAAACATTTAAAAAGATAATTATATGTTTAGCAAAAGAAAATGGAGGTGTATAA